TGTGTTATTGAAAACCTACCCTTGCGGAGCAATGCGTGGTTAAAAACACAGCCTCGAGCGATGTGCAAAAAAGTCTGGAAGATGCCTTTCAAATCTTCCACGATTTTTCACAACATCTCACCGAGTCTTACCGCACCCTGGAACAGCGTATTGGCAAGCTCAACCAGGAGTTGATCGATGCCAATAATCAGCGCCTGGAACAGCTTCAGGAAAAGGAACGACTGGCCAGCCGTTTATCCAATGTCCTGTCAGCCTTGCCTGCCGGGGTGGTGGTCATTGATGGTCGTGGTGTGGTGGCTGAATGTAATCCGGTCGCCGTTGAGTTGCTGGGTGAGCCCCTGCAGGGCCAATTGTGGCGCGATGTGATTCAACGCGCATTCACCTCCAGTTCCCAAGGTAGCGAAGTGTTGCTGACCAGCGGTCGCGTGGTCAGTATTGCCACCGGTCCGCTTGGTACTGAGCCCGGCCAGATTTTTCACCTCCACGATGTCACCGAAACCCGCGCGCTGTTGACGGCGCTGGATCGCTATAAGCGCCTGTCCGCCATGGGCGATATGACTGCGCGACTGGCTCACCAAATTCGCACTCCCTTGTCTGCAGCGTTGCTGTACACCTCGCAATTGGCCAAAGGTAACCTGGATGACGTGGCGCAAAAAAAATTCGCCAACAAAGCCATGAACCGCTTAAAGCATCTCGAAAAAGTGGTGGAGGACATGCTGGCTTTCACACGGGGCAGCGGTGATAACCGCAAATTGATGTCGCTGCATGAACTGATCGATGCGTTTAAACGCAACGCCGAATCACGGGTAGAAAGTGACGAGGCCACGCTGCAAATCGACAATCAGGCGGACGATTGCACGCTGTATGTCAACGTCGATGCCATGCTTTCGGTTATGCAAAACCTGGTGGATAACGCAATACAGGTGATTGCCAATGATGCGCAAATTTCGGTGGTGATTCGTTCAGCGGATCAGCATAGCGGCATGGCATCGATCGACTTTGTGTTTACCGACAATGGTCCTGGCATTCCTGCCGAAAACGTCAATAAAATTTTTGAACCCTATTTCACCACGCGTGCGCAAGGAACCGGGCTGGGCCTGGCAATCGCACAGGCGGTGGTGCAAGGCCATGGCGGTAGCATGTGGCTGGAATCAACGTCTGCCGCAGGCAGTACGTTCATTATTCGTTTACCGATTCATCGCGAACAGCGCGAAGCGCAGTCACAAGCCGCGTCCAAGTAAGGGAGAGAAACATGAGCCAATCCAGCGTACTGATCGTCGAAGACAATGCTGATTTGCGCGAGGCACTGAGTGATACGTTAAAAATGGGTGGCTATCGCGTTATCGAGGCTGCCAACGGCGGTGCGGCGCTGGATGTGCTGGAAAATGACGATGTCCGCATTGTCATTTCCGATGTGCAGATGGACGGCATGGACGGCCACACGTTGTTAAAACGAATTCGCGCGCAATACCCGGAGATTCCCGTGGTGCTGATGACTGCCTACGGCACTATCCAGAAAGCGGTTGAGGCCATGCAGGATGGTGCGGTGGATTATCTGGTGAAACCGTTTGAGGCAGAAGTCATTGTCAACATGGTGGCTCGCTACATGCCGCTGGACGACGAGGTTGGTTCCAATCTTGTTGCCGAAGATCCGCGTACCCAGGAAGTGCTGGCGCTGGTGAATCGGGTTGCTGGTTCGGATGCGACGGTGCTGATTTCCGGCGAAAGTGGTACCGGTAAGGAAGTGTTCGCCCGCCAGATTCACAATTCATCACCGCGAGCCAAGGGGCCGTTTGTCGCGCTCAATTGTGCCGCCATTCCGGAAAATATGCTGGAAGCGATGTTGTTCGGTTATGAGAAGGGTGCGTTTACCGGTGCCTATAAATCCAGTCCGGGTAAATTTGAACTGGCCAATGGCGGCACCTTGTTGCTGGATGAAATTTCCGAAATGGACATGGGGCTGCAGGCCAAATTGTTGCGCGTGTTGCAGGAGCGTGAAGTGGAGCGCCTGGGCGGCAACAAGGTTATTCCGCTGGACGTGCGGGTGGTGGCCACCACCAACCGTGACATGAAAAAGGAAGTGGCGCAAAAACGTTTCCGCGAAGACTTGTATTACCGACTCAATGTTTTTCCCGTGCATTTGCCATCCTTGCGCGATCGTCCCCGCGACATTATTCCGCTGATGCGTTACCTGCTGACGCGGCATTTCACCGATGCGACCCGCCCGGTTCCCACCTTGACGGCGGCTGCCGAAGCCAAGCTGATGTCACATTCCTGGCCGGGAAATGTGCGTGAACTGGAGAATGTGTCGCAACGAGCACTAATTTTGCAAACCAATGGTGTGATCGATGTTGACCACGTCATGTTTGAACCCGGCAAGATGAACAGCTCGCCGGTTACGATGCAGGCCATGGACGACGAGCCGATGTCCGAGCTGGATGACGAGGATGATGTTGATCTGACCCAGGGTGCGGAATTGGGAGCCAATTTAAAGAATCGCGAATACCACTTGATTCTGGAAGCGTTGAAACACAGCAGTGGCAGTCGCAAATCCGCAGCGGAGCGACTGGGCATCAGTCAGCGCACGCTGCGCTACAAACTGGCCCGTATGCGGGAGGCCGGACTGGATGTTCCCGGTGCCTACGGTGATTACTAAAGGACCGGAAGGAGAGAACGTATGATGACCAACAAAATCAGCGCCAGCAGCATGCTGGCAGACATGCAGAAAATGGCCGCAGAAGCGTCGCGCAAGACGCAGATGATGCCTTTGGATGCAGCGGACATCGGCGGGGTGGAACAAACCCAGCGTCTGGATTTTGGGCAGTTGCTTAAAGGCGCCCTGAGTAACGTCAACAGTTTGCAGCAAGAGTCCAACAAACTCAAAACTGCATTTGAAATGGGTGAGCCCGGCATTGATTTGCCGCAGGTGATGGTGGCATCGCAAAAGGCCGGCGTGGCATTCACCGCCACGGTGGAAGTGCGCAATAAATTGATTGATGCCTACAAAACCATCATGAGCATGTCGGTGTAGTGCAAACTGATCTAAAAGGCAAATAACATGGCTACGCCAGGTACTAATAATCCATCCGAAGCACAGAACTTGCCCGCGACTGCAACCGCTGGGGGAGAGCTGCAGACTATTTCGAATACGCTTCCCACAACTTCTGCTGGTCGTAGCGGCGATCGCTCGCGGATGCAAAACCTGCTGGAAATGCAGGAAAAATTCGGTACTTTGCCGCGCCCCAAGCAGATACAACTGCTGGTGGGTATCAGTGCTGCGTTGGTACTGGTTATTGCCATCCTGATGTGGACCTTGTCGGTCGATGATTACAAACTACTGTACGGCAAACTGGAAACGGGCGACGCTGCTGCGATTGCCGAAGTGCTGGCCAAAGATGGCATTCCTTATCGTCTGGACGAAGTGACCGGCGAAATTCTGGTTGACCCAAAACAAATCCATGAAATCCGGATGAAGCTCGCGACCATGAGTCTGCCCAGGAAAAAGGGGGAGGGCTACGAAATCCTAGATAAGGATCAAGGTTTCGGTACCAGCCAGTTCATGGAAAACGCCCGTTATCATCGCGCGTTGGAAGGTGAGCTGGCGCGTTCGATTGCTGACATCGAAGGTGTGGAATCTGCGCGGGTGCATTTGGCTATTCCCAAACAATCGGTGTTTGTGCGTGACCGGCGCGAGCCCAGCGCCTCGGTCATGGTGACGTTAACCCCAGGCAAAAAACTTCTCGATGCACAGATCGCTGCGATTGTGCATCTGGTGGCGTCCAGCATTCCTGAACTACAGGCTGAAAAAGTCACTGTGGTGAATCAACTGGGCGACATGCTGACCAAGGAAAAGCTACCCGGCCAAATGGCCATGTCCAGTGCGCAATTTGATTACAAACGCGGCATG
This window of the Gammaproteobacteria bacterium genome carries:
- the fliE gene encoding flagellar hook-basal body complex protein FliE gives rise to the protein MTNKISASSMLADMQKMAAEASRKTQMMPLDAADIGGVEQTQRLDFGQLLKGALSNVNSLQQESNKLKTAFEMGEPGIDLPQVMVASQKAGVAFTATVEVRNKLIDAYKTIMSMSV
- a CDS encoding sigma-54 dependent transcriptional regulator, with the translated sequence MSQSSVLIVEDNADLREALSDTLKMGGYRVIEAANGGAALDVLENDDVRIVISDVQMDGMDGHTLLKRIRAQYPEIPVVLMTAYGTIQKAVEAMQDGAVDYLVKPFEAEVIVNMVARYMPLDDEVGSNLVAEDPRTQEVLALVNRVAGSDATVLISGESGTGKEVFARQIHNSSPRAKGPFVALNCAAIPENMLEAMLFGYEKGAFTGAYKSSPGKFELANGGTLLLDEISEMDMGLQAKLLRVLQEREVERLGGNKVIPLDVRVVATTNRDMKKEVAQKRFREDLYYRLNVFPVHLPSLRDRPRDIIPLMRYLLTRHFTDATRPVPTLTAAAEAKLMSHSWPGNVRELENVSQRALILQTNGVIDVDHVMFEPGKMNSSPVTMQAMDDEPMSELDDEDDVDLTQGAELGANLKNREYHLILEALKHSSGSRKSAAERLGISQRTLRYKLARMREAGLDVPGAYGDY
- a CDS encoding ATP-binding protein, translated to MVKNTASSDVQKSLEDAFQIFHDFSQHLTESYRTLEQRIGKLNQELIDANNQRLEQLQEKERLASRLSNVLSALPAGVVVIDGRGVVAECNPVAVELLGEPLQGQLWRDVIQRAFTSSSQGSEVLLTSGRVVSIATGPLGTEPGQIFHLHDVTETRALLTALDRYKRLSAMGDMTARLAHQIRTPLSAALLYTSQLAKGNLDDVAQKKFANKAMNRLKHLEKVVEDMLAFTRGSGDNRKLMSLHELIDAFKRNAESRVESDEATLQIDNQADDCTLYVNVDAMLSVMQNLVDNAIQVIANDAQISVVIRSADQHSGMASIDFVFTDNGPGIPAENVNKIFEPYFTTRAQGTGLGLAIAQAVVQGHGGSMWLESTSAAGSTFIIRLPIHREQREAQSQAASK